In a single window of the Phaeobacter sp. G2 genome:
- the purL gene encoding phosphoribosylformylglycinamidine synthase subunit PurL: protein MQEPAITSELIASHGLNAEEYDMILEIIGREPSFTELGIFSAMWNEHCSYKSSKKWLRTLPTDGPQVICGPGENAGIVDIGDGDAVVFKMESHNHPSYIEPYQGAATGVGGILRDVFTMGARPVASMNSLSFGEPSHHKTRQLVNGVVEGIGGYGNCFGVPCVGGEVRFHPAYNGNCLVNAFAAGLAKTDSIFYSAASGVGMPVVYLGAKTGRDGVGGATMASAEFDDTIEEKRPTVQVGDPFTEKRLMEATLELMQTGAVISIQDMGAAGLTCSAVEMGDKGKLGIKLNLEDVPQREENMTAYEMMLSESQERMLMVLKPEKEAEARAVFEKWDLDFAIVGETIAEDRFLILHNGEVKADLVLSKLASTAPEYDRPWVATPAAEPLTDADVPTIDPIDGLKALLTSPNYAGKQWVYEQYDTTVMGDTARRPGVGSGIIRVHGTDKRLAFTSDVTPRYVKANPVEGGKQAVAEAYRNLTAVGAKPLATTDNLNFGNPEKPEIMGQFVGAIQGIGEAVAALDMPIVSGNVSLYNETDGQGILPTPTIGAVGLIAAGEEAITGQARDGHIALLIGETQGHLGQSALLAEVFNREDGDAPAVDLEAEKRNGEFIRANRDLIKACTDLSDGGLALAAFELAEEAGVGVHIDAGDTPTLFGEDQARYLVACNFDQAEGLMLAAGQAGVTLTTVGRFTGDCVKIGGSEAPLAELQEVFRAGFAEAVA from the coding sequence ATGCAAGAACCAGCCATTACATCCGAACTGATCGCAAGCCACGGCTTGAACGCCGAAGAATACGACATGATCCTCGAGATCATCGGGCGCGAACCCAGCTTCACCGAACTTGGCATCTTCTCGGCCATGTGGAACGAGCACTGCTCTTACAAGTCTTCCAAGAAATGGCTGCGCACCCTGCCAACGGACGGCCCACAGGTCATCTGTGGCCCGGGTGAGAACGCCGGCATCGTCGATATTGGCGATGGCGACGCGGTGGTGTTCAAAATGGAAAGCCACAACCACCCCTCTTATATCGAACCCTATCAGGGGGCGGCGACGGGTGTTGGCGGTATCCTGCGCGATGTCTTTACCATGGGCGCGCGCCCCGTGGCCTCGATGAACTCGCTGTCCTTTGGCGAGCCCTCCCACCACAAGACCCGTCAGCTGGTCAACGGTGTGGTTGAGGGCATCGGCGGCTATGGCAACTGCTTTGGCGTGCCCTGCGTCGGCGGCGAAGTCCGGTTCCACCCGGCCTATAACGGCAACTGTCTGGTCAATGCCTTTGCGGCGGGCCTGGCGAAAACCGACAGTATTTTCTACTCCGCCGCTTCTGGCGTTGGCATGCCGGTGGTCTACCTCGGCGCCAAGACCGGCCGCGACGGCGTTGGCGGTGCCACCATGGCCTCTGCCGAATTTGACGACACCATTGAGGAAAAACGCCCCACCGTTCAGGTTGGCGATCCTTTCACCGAGAAACGCCTGATGGAGGCCACGCTGGAGCTGATGCAGACCGGCGCGGTTATCTCGATCCAGGATATGGGCGCGGCAGGCCTGACCTGTTCGGCGGTGGAAATGGGCGACAAGGGCAAGCTGGGGATCAAACTGAACCTCGAAGATGTGCCCCAGCGCGAAGAAAACATGACCGCCTACGAGATGATGCTCTCGGAAAGCCAGGAACGCATGCTGATGGTGCTAAAGCCTGAAAAAGAGGCCGAAGCCCGTGCGGTGTTTGAAAAATGGGACCTGGATTTTGCCATCGTCGGCGAAACCATCGCCGAGGATCGCTTCCTCATCCTGCACAATGGTGAGGTCAAGGCCGATCTGGTGCTGTCCAAACTCGCCTCCACCGCACCTGAATATGACCGCCCCTGGGTGGCCACTCCGGCGGCAGAGCCGCTGACGGATGCGGATGTGCCCACCATTGATCCCATTGACGGGCTGAAGGCGCTGCTGACCTCGCCCAACTATGCCGGCAAACAGTGGGTCTATGAGCAATATGACACCACAGTCATGGGCGACACTGCCCGCCGCCCCGGCGTTGGCTCGGGCATTATCCGCGTGCATGGCACCGACAAACGTCTGGCCTTCACCTCGGATGTGACACCGCGCTACGTCAAGGCAAACCCGGTTGAGGGGGGCAAACAGGCAGTAGCCGAGGCCTATCGCAACCTCACAGCTGTTGGCGCCAAGCCATTGGCAACAACTGATAACCTGAACTTTGGCAACCCGGAAAAACCCGAAATCATGGGCCAGTTTGTTGGTGCCATTCAGGGCATTGGTGAGGCCGTGGCAGCACTGGATATGCCCATCGTGTCGGGCAATGTCTCGCTCTATAATGAAACCGACGGTCAGGGCATTTTGCCAACGCCGACCATTGGAGCCGTTGGCCTGATTGCTGCGGGCGAAGAGGCCATCACCGGCCAAGCCCGTGACGGCCATATTGCGCTGCTAATCGGCGAAACCCAGGGTCATCTGGGCCAATCTGCCCTGCTGGCAGAGGTCTTTAACCGCGAAGATGGCGATGCCCCTGCAGTCGATCTGGAGGCGGAAAAGCGCAACGGTGAATTCATCCGTGCCAACCGCGATCTGATCAAGGCCTGTACAGACCTCAGCGATGGCGGTCTGGCGCTGGCGGCGTTTGAGCTGGCCGAAGAAGCAGGTGTTGGCGTCCATATCGACGCAGGCGACACCCCGACCCTGTTTGGCGAAGATCAGGCGCGCTACCTGGTGGCCTGCAACTTTGACCAGGCCGAAGGGTTGATGCTGGCGGCTGGCCAGGCAGGTGTGACCCTGACCACTGTTG